taaaattaataGTAAAAATAAGTTTGTAATAGGTTTGTGACCACAAATTAACTTtctaaaagtaaaattattgtTAAGTGGTtcttatatattaatatgaACTACGTATGATAGATTTcatacgtacgtacgtactaATTCTGGAACCTGAGAAATGAAAAGACAACCAAAAAcgttaatttaaaatagaaatttaatatgaaaattagGAATAGAAATTTTTGTATTTACCAATCTCGACATAATATAATTAGGAAGGTTTTTCAAATGCCTGAGATTATGAGAAGGCCATTTTTGCACAAATAGTAGATTACTTCTGCCTTAGACTTGGTTGAAAAAATTACCCCTCGCTCCCCAACAAACAGACCTTAATTGCCACCCGGCTCGCTACCTTTTCACTACCATCCAAGTCCTCCACGCTATAAAATGTGCTCCAAGGCCCGACCATTTCACCATCCCTACTCCCTAGCTTTGCTTGTTTTGTGTGCTAGCTTATCCATGGCTTCCAAGATTATACTAGGACTAGTGTTCGCTTCACTAGTTTATGCCGCTGCCGGAGAAGAACCCCGGTACCTGCAGTAGTTCGGCTCAGCAATGCTGGCTCTGGAGACTAAGGACTATGGAGCCGTCCCGGCGGCTGGTGTGACTGAGGTGTGACCGTGTGGGATACAAATGAGGACGAGTTCCAATGTGCTGGAGTTGCCGCGATAAGGAACACTTCGCAACCTAATTCACTGTCTCAGCCTAACTACCAGCCAGCCCCTCTGCTGGTTTACATTGAGCAAGGTACGTTTGAGACACcggtcttttctttctttctaaaaaatGCCTGttaaaatatatcaagatattTGATTTCAAAGATTTGTGGCCTTTTGGACTTTATCTTGTCTACATAAGTTTATAGAATGTAATTCTTTGTGTCTATTTATTctgctttatatatatttatcaattgcattatattatctttcaGTAGTCGTTGCATTCACCACAAATCAAACTTTCTAACACTACGTTAAATCAACGTTGTAAAAGGCGAAGGGTTGATGGGCATAACCTAACCAGGATGTGCAAAGACTTATGAGTCGCAAAAATCTGAGGATTTAAGAAGCCGACGGGGAAGTCAAGGAAGGCTAGGAGGTCAAGGAGAGCAGCAAGGAGAGAGCAGGAGAACAGACCAACATCAGAGGGTTCATAGGATTCGTCGGGGTGACATCCTCGCCATTCCAGCTGGTGCGGCCCATTATATTGGTGCTACAATGATGGCAATCAAGAGCTTGTTGCCTTCACTGTCATGGACCTCAACAACCATGCCAACCAGCTTGACCAGCAATTTAGGGTAACCATTACACCTCATCACTATCACATACATAATAAATATCTTCATGTCCTTTTGCTTATTTTGTATAGCTAACTAGGTTTTGGTCTAACAGTCATTTTTTCTCGCCGGTGGGGAGCCAAGGCAAGGGCACTGCAGACAACAAAGAAATAGCCAGAGCTTCCAGAACATATTTAGTGGCCGGATTCAGTGCTGAACTGCTGGCTGAGGCCTACAACATTCCGGTAGAAATCGTGAGGAGAATGCAGGAGAATGATGAGCGCGGACTCCTGGTCAAGTGCCAGGAAGAAATGCGCCACATTATTAGAGctgacgaagaagaagaagaagaatggcaAAAACGGGTAAATGGGTTGGAAGAAACTATTTGCACTACAAGAATTAGACACAATACGGACACCCGCAATGAGTCTGATATTGTCTCCTGGCAAGCCGGAAGAGTAAATATTGTAAACCAACACAAGCTTCCAATCCTTCGATACCTGGACATGAGCGCAGAGAAAGGCCATCTTTTCCCGGTAATTCAATCACTTCTGATTACTTCATTTCCAATTGCTGATAACCAGAGTATTTTTTACACTGCCTATTTTGCAGAACGCATTGTACACGCCAAACTGGGCCATGAACAACCATAGAGTTGTTTATGTGACGAGAGGTGAGGCCCATGTATAGATTGTAGACGACAACGGGAACAACGTGTTTGACGAGAGGGTTAGCCGTGGAGATGTTTTTGTGATCCCTCAATTCTATGCGGCGGTGAGTAGGGCCGGAAGCAATGGCTTCGAGTATGTGTCGATCAAGACGCGCGTCTAGCCAACCAATGAAGAGCCCCTTGGCCGGCTACACGTCGGTTATCCAAGCCATGCCCTAGAAGTCATCACGAACTCATTCCGAATGTCCCCTGAAGAAGCTCAACAGTTGAAGTACAACAGAGGCCGACAGAGTCTGGTTCTATCCTCTAGCCGGACCTCCTCGTAAGGAGGTTTTTGTAACTTTCGTGTGTATTACTACTAGCACTATTACTACGACTTAGGCCACCACTATGCAGTAGTCTTTCTTGTAGAATTAATGGAGAAGGATTTGAACATGTTCAGGAAACCTAATTAGTATAATCTGAGTGTAAAAATATGCACAAGGGCAGGCTTTAATGTAACAAATAAAAGTGGCCGTTTTTTCTCCTTTAAACTTGTGTTGGGGTTTTAATGCTTTTCACCAAGCTACAATTTTTATCCTCTTGCTTCCTCTATGCCATGCCCATAAAACATGGGAAATGTTAGAGCTTCTTTTAGCGTATTTTTGGGGTCCTTCTATATTAACATAAAACTCtgttttaataaagaaaaactacagcttgatttctctcttatgtttttattaaaaaaatatagagtaTCATGTCAGCATAAAAGGACTTCAGAAAGACACTAGAAGGAGTTCTAACATTCCTCATAAAACATACCTATGGTATAGGACTAAAGGTTTGTCCCACTATATTcggattttcagcaaaattacTAAAAGTATCTATCATGCCCCTTTAGCTGAGTAAGGAAATCCCTTTGTAGCATACTAATTGAGTAGGGTCGCACTTGCCTGCCTCAGCAGCATAAGTATCACCAGTGATACGTGGCCACGTGAGAGCAATAACTAGAGTTGGACGAAATGTATCAGATGGATAATTGTTAGCATTTTAAGGTGGGTGACGTGGAGGGCcgttaaaaaaaagagaaatgttagaaataCAAAATCTTTTACCAAAAGATGGTTGCGAAGATGATGTGGAGTTTATTCATTAGTACCcatatcatttctttttattaattattttgataatctccaatgaataaactCCATATCATCTTCTTACCTAtctcttgttaaaaaaattggtactcttagcatttttctaaaaaaatagatGAAAGACTGACAGAAATACCAACTGAATTTTTTCATTAACAAtaggtactacctgtgatactttttgaaaccgaGGCAGAAATTTGATTTCTGGCCTAACCACGTGTACCTGTAAAATATTTAACGCTTTAATCTAATTGGAAAACCCAATCCCTCCCTACCTTTTAACAATGACTTGTACCCCACTTTTTCAATAGGGTCTGTGGTCCTCCAGCAATAAAATggatgtatttttgtttttcttttattttttatggttgagattaaattttatatttaatagtgtatatgCTATTATATCATTTAGTAAATAGTATAGACAGTTTATATATTGGGAAATaacgtttatttattttttctttattgtcatttttgtttaatttctaTTATAATCCCTTTGTTCCATATATGCGGCGGTGACAGAGAGCTCTTGGACTCGTTTGGTAATGTTCTTAGATGAtgatttttgctttttgtttgttACGTGACGTAAAGATAAAAGTTGTTTTCAGTTTTTGTATGTTTAGTTgtttggtattttttatttattatttttgctaaaaagcaaaaaattgttCTAAAAAGTTGTTAAACAGTATTTTTGGATTTCTAATCATTCCCAAACGAGGTTTAATCACATTCTTAATTCCATGTACCATAATCCTAAAAATGTGGATACTGAGGGAATTGAAATGTCTGATTCGCGAACCAATTGCCAcataaaggaaaatgttatagATACTTCCATTTTACTCTCACATCCTATATATACTTCCCAGCGTGACAGTAATTAGTTTGACTTTGAGCTGGGTATGTGCCATTCAAAGTTTTTAGGCCACATCTTGAGTTGGGTCTACAGTACTAAACTAAAATCAGCCCTTTCATGGAGCTTCAAGAATCTTGTTAACATGCAAAGAATTTCTGCTTGGATACTTCATGAAATGCAAAGATTTATTTGTTAGGGAAAATGAACTTGTGTTAATTTGCTTCGGGCTTCCTTGAACTCCACCCAAGAGCCATCTAATTGAATAATGGGCTAATATAGTACTCCTAAACTGGGCAGAGCGAGTGCAACTTTTCTATCAGTAGAGTGTTGTTAGGGTATTGCaagttttataaattaatgtgacagtctctaattaataaaatgattaagtaaaataaaaaatgcttaaGATTAGTTGGGGTATTACAGCTTTtagtacaatttttttacaaaccggTATGACAATCAATAATTgctaaaagagaaatgctatttggCATTCTCCCAGCATATTTAATTGACGTGGCATATATGTTTAATCCAcacttgaattttttgtttttcctttttaattaagattgatttaagGGTAAATTGAACATGAAACGTCAGCTAAGTATGCAGGGAGAatacaaaatagcatttttttttttatgaaataattaagaatatATGATTGACAACTCAAccgctaattaattaaattgagagtatatataatttttttaccaatTATGGACTATTATGtcaatttgtaaataaatttGTAGTGGATCCCTTAATAAGCTTTTACTACAACCGAAACTTAGCTTTTACTATATAAGCAAATTGTCATGCACGTCAATTAATTTCTAATAAAATTGTTGTAAAAGATAAGTACCCATTTGATCATGTGACTATGCAATTAGCACTCCTATCTTTATAATAAGCCTCTTTAATATTAACGTAGCAACTAATTGCTTACCACCAACAAGCTTTATCAGTAAAATGAGACAACGATCTTCTCAATTTCAATTGAAATTGATagtataaattttataataaaaacattGTGAgttgcacaaattttaaattgtcaCAGTAAAATTCAAATTATTCATATTGCTAGGTCACTTATAACGTAATATCATATACACAGTTGAATATTGCTAAAAATctaatgagaaatgttaattaATAGTTCTTCTCTATTAATTGATGATGATATATAGACCTGAAAAATCACGGAAACGAATCAAATTTATAAAAGCTCTGTTCGTGATGAAGACATGCAGTTCATGGgtgtttgtttctttctctGAAGATTCATGAAGCAGAGAGCCACCTGCGCGCCCTAACAAACATCACGAGGTACGTGTAAGAAATTAGGGTTGGGAAGCCATGCAAAGTGAAGAATGGCAAAAGATTCCCGACGCACTATCTCATACGTGTCCCTCACCCACACCAACATAttcctataaattctggcatccCCCAGTCGCCACTTCACATCAGAACCAAATTAAACAACAGCCATGGCCAAGCTTACCTTGGTCTCTTTTTCTCTGTGCCTTCTTGTGCTCTTCAATGGCTGCCTAGCTCAAAGGCGGCAGCAACAACGACAGTTTGGCGAGTGCCGGCTCGACAGGCTAGATGCCCTTGAACCCACTAACCGCGTTGAGGCTGAAGCCGGCGTGATCGAGTCTTGGGACCACAACGACCAGCAATTCCAGTGCGCTGGGGTGGCCGTCATCCGGCGTACCATTGAGCCCAACGGCCTTCTCTTGCCTCAATACAGCAATGCTCCAGAACTCGTATACATTGAAAGAGGTGAAAATTAAGAACTAGCTAGCTGGCTCGATCTTGTTGCAAATTCATTCTATTACACGTACAACTACTAACTTTTTTTGAGTACAGGTAGGGGAATCAGCGGCATCCTGTTTCCTGGCTGTCCTGAAACATTTGAAGAACCTCAACAACAATCTCAACAGGGACAGGGACAGAGCCGCAGGTCTCAACAAGACCGGCATCAGAAGATTCGACACTTCCAAGAGGGGGACATCATCGCATTGCCGGCTGGAGTAGCCCATTGGTGCTACAACGACGGGGATTCCCCAGTTGTCGCAGTCTCTCTCCTTCACACCAACAACAATGACAACCAGCTTGACGAGAACCCTAGAGTAAGAAACTCACGCTCCCTAGCTCGCGCGCgaaattactatatatatacatgcatgtatACAATATATTGTATGTATTAATTGTATTCTTTGTATGTGGGTTTAGCACTTCTACCTCGCTGGTAACCCAGAGGACGAGCATCAGCGACAGGGTCACCAGCAATACGAGCAGCACCGCCGCCAACAACAACGTCGCCGACAGCACCGTGGCGAGCGTGGTGGGGAAGACGAACGACAGAGGGGCCAAGGAAACAACGTATTCAGTGGCTTCGATGCCGAGTTTTTGGCGGACGCCTTCAACGTGGATGTTGAGACGGCCAGAAAGCTTCAGAGCAATCAGGACAACAGGAGGAACATAGTGAGAGTGGAAGGCAAGCTTCAGATGGTCAGGCCACATGGTTCACGTGAGGAATGGCAGCGAGAGGAGAGGCAAGAGAGGCAAAGAGAGCAAGAGCGGGAACGCCAGCGTCGCCAGGGAGGACGTGGACGTGATGAGAATGGCCTTGAGGAGACAATTTGCTCTTTGAGGCTCACCGAGAACATCGGTGACCGTTCACGAGCCGACATTTACACTGAACAAGCCGGTCGCATCAACACCGCGAACAGCCTTACCTTCCCAGTCCTTCGCTGGCTCCAACTCAGTGCTGAGAGAGGCGATCTAGAAAGGGTACGTTCGTAAGAGGGAAAAATGCTGCACAAAatatact
The Alnus glutinosa chromosome 14, dhAlnGlut1.1, whole genome shotgun sequence genome window above contains:
- the LOC133856853 gene encoding 11S globulin seed storage protein Jug r 4-like, whose product is MAKLTLVSFSLCLLVLFNGCLAQRRQQQRQFGECRLDRLDALEPTNRVEAEAGVIESWDHNDQQFQCAGVAVIRRTIEPNGLLLPQYSNAPELVYIERGRGISGILFPGCPETFEEPQQQSQQGQGQSRRSQQDRHQKIRHFQEGDIIALPAGVAHWCYNDGDSPVVAVSLLHTNNNDNQLDENPRHFYLAGNPEDEHQRQGHQQYEQHRRQQQRRRQHRGERGGEDERQRGQGNNVFSGFDAEFLADAFNVDVETARKLQSNQDNRRNIVRVEGKLQMVRPHGSREEWQREERQERQREQERERQRRQGGRGRDENGLEETICSLRLTENIGDRSRADIYTEQAGRINTANSLTFPVLRWLQLSAERGDLERDGLYVPHWNLNAHSLVYALRGRAQVQVVDDNGQTVFDDELRQGQLLTIPQNFAVAKRASNEGFEWVAFKTNDNAMVSPLAGRTSAIRALPDEVVANAFQISREEARRLKYNRQETTLARSSRSSSERRRRSESERGSSSERRAEA